The nucleotide sequence AAAACGCTCACCCTAACAAATGTGTAGCCTATAGCACTTATCTCCCACCCCCATGTAGAAAATTGCTGGGCACCCAACATGCACTTAAACACAGTAAAATTAATGCCAGTCCCAGAGCTAGCCTGATCAATCCACAAGTTAAGGgctcataaatttaaaaaaatactgtcctgtgtttcctcctacttagtattgtcgtgatacttaaatctactgcttgtgGTTTTTAAGAATAAAGGattgatgtttaaaaaaaaaaaaaaaaaaagacattctggGCGCTCAATATAATGCTCCAGGCCAATTTTTTCCCTtgctattgtgtgtgtatattaggtGAAATCAGCCTGAAGTGGGATAAATTGGATGCTCATATTAAAACACCTGTTGCAATGTGGGCATAATGTCTCCTAGGCGCCTGATGCATTTGAGTGTTAGGAAAGAATTATGCGTCCCTAACATGTCCGTTAACACAGCACGCAAAATAAGTGCCCATTTTTAACATGCATCTTATTGCCGTTTGTGGTGCAcagcccattcctcagcaaatacCATCCCAACtgtaaagtatgggggtggcagcagcaTATTGTGGGAATGCTTTTCCTCAGTGGGGATTAGGCATCTTAAAATCAAAGGATGGATGGAGCAACAttcagggagatactgcaagacaacctgcttcagtctactaaaaaaaaaccaaaaaaaaacccctcaaacttGGAAGAGTTCACCTTGCAGCTGGTCAATGAGCCCAAGCCAAGGCCAAAACAGCACAAGAATGGTTTGAACAACAAAAAgttgaatgttctacaatggccaaatCAAAGTCCAGATTGCAATCCATTAGAGAATCTgtgttgctgtttgaatgcttatggactgcaattttcaaccAACCTGGAGAATATCTGCTAGgtagaatgggcaaaaatcactctcAAACAGtatgcaaagctggtagaaacttaccccaacagacttGAAGCGGTTATTGCAGCAAAAgtaccaagtactagtctgaagggaTTGAATAGTTATGCAAGCAGCActccttttcagtttttaattttattttacaaaaaattggagaaataacatgattttgaaaatttaatttgagtatactggtttgcaataacaATCTGTCATTtataatttcccccccccccccaagtttgacTTTTTAGCTACTTCTGCAAGCCACGGTGTTTCATCACAAACAAGTAGTCATACTGAGAGATGGCTCTGTTTTGTGAAGTGAAATGATGAAACAAGTAGGGTAAGCTGTGGTTCCTCAGCTGTTCTGTAGAGAAATCAGCGGGTTCTTGTTAAACAGTGTTGAAGTATTGGGGTACCCTGGTGACACTCTTTCTCTTGAAAGAGCCATTTAGGTGGTGAAACAAGAGATCTTTGTCAAAGAAGAAATTGGGGTATCAATTAATACAAGGAAGCAATCAGTTCTACAATTGATTTACAGAGCCAACACTAAGATGATGAAAACTGGGGTAATAACTGATGTGAGAGAGGAAACGGGGCAATTTCTAGATCAGGAACAATTTCCTGATGGTCAGAGGAATTAATGTATTAATTCTGAcccccaaaatatttttgagAGGTTTTCCCTTTAAAAAGAATCAAAGGAACTTTTGTTAGTGTGCTTCATCTGTGACGGGGCACATGAGTACCccacagagacatttaaattgaGGAACCACGtggaagcatttttatttttttgtgcaataTTTTGTATGAAGTGTTAGTTTTTTTGTATTGTAGCAAAAAATGAAAATCTAAAAAAGATAAATGTAATACAAATCTACAAGAATATAAATAACTTGTTTATAAATACTTCACAATATTAAATAGCTCAAACCGTATGTTTCCCACAGTGATTCAGCAAACTTCAAAAATTAAATATCCCCATTCATACAAACACCATACGTGCATACTTTGAAAGACTTCgagatgtgggttttttttttttgggggggggggggggttaagaatCACTAACACTGCAAAGAGTTAAATTTCTTTGCAATTCTTCCATTTATAACTAGCCCAaacacaagctttttttttttagcaagataGCCATTTACAGTGCTATTACAGAATTGAGTCCCAACTTTATCAAATCCTTCCTCAATTCCATTAGAAACCATCTGTTTTCTAGTCCTGTTATGCCATGTATGTTTTTGCCAAATGTATGCAGCAATGAATCAACACATTTGCTTAATTTGCCTGTGACGACAGTGGGAGATTCCAAACTGATCTTTTTGTTACATGTTGGTACTTCAAAAAGTGTCCACACAGGAACCAATCGGATATCATATGTTTACTTTCAGTTCATCCCATCCACATAGGAGTCGTTCAGATAAGATATTGTATATTCGATTTCAGTCTATACAGGTTTGAGCTATTGTGTAAAGAACTTTATAAACAAGTTATGTAGTCTTGTACCCTAGGTGTGTGGATGtaacttgatttatttattatttatttatttaaaggcttttatataccggagttcatgcacttgtgcataccacttcggtttacacagaacaaggaacagaaaattacatcaaacagattgaacaattaaacaaatatacaattacatccaacaattgggtataaataacatggctaacttagtaggaacttagagtttgaggtaaaggagagaaatagtaccaagtggtaacagaacaatgttaatagctaaataataaatataaatagtaaatacaaattcttataataaatacaggtgtttacagattacagtcttcatgaaaagtttacttCATGAAAAGATTTGTATGTGTGTACATAATGGTCCACTTTTACACCAATCAGTATAAGTGCAAATTGTTTTATGTATGTATACACATACCCTACTGCATttgttttcaaaaactttttgGCAGAGGATCTCCTGAGCTGATGTTTCTTGCTTGTTCATaaatttttttatgtatgttatattataCAGAGACACATGCAGCCATAATAGGGCTTGGTGTTGAAATGTAGTGTATAATCCATTGTATAGTATGGCATAGTTTATTTTTTGTTAGATGACTCAATATGCAAAAAGCTTTATACAGAACCATGTGCATATTTTTTCCTCTTGTAGGCATATGTTTTTCTTGCATGTAAAAGAGGATTTGTTGGCAGGCCATCTGCATTGTTCCTCGGAGCAAGCAATAGAGCTCAGTGCATTGCTGGCTCAGATCGAGTTTGGAGATTATAATCAAAACACTGCCAAGTACAGCTATCGGGAGCTGTGTGCCAAGGAGCTGGAAGCAGCCACTTTAAACAggtaaggaaatacctacagtgtctgaaaagtaaaatattaaaaatcaaaaggaTAAGGCTTGAAGCTCTTCCTGTATGtagttggtaagcagcaattgTGTTCATTTTCTCTGGGATCAATATTTGTAATAGAAATGATAAATGCTAATATTTGCTGCTAAAACCTGTACCAGTTAATACTATAATTAGAAAACTTAAATGTATTTGAAATGAATACTATACATTTGTCTGCTTAGTTCCAATATTTAAATGGTAATTGTTTCCCAGGATGGATATAAACTGAGATTAATTAGTGGGATTTGTGACCCAAACTGGTAGGAAAGCCGCCGCCTTAATGGGATGGCAGTAATAACCACACAATTAGGAACAAGTAGCTAACACCACTGTTGGTTGGTCCGTGATCTTACAAGAAGTATGCATCCTGTTCTAAGTTTAGGAttgccaactccggtcctcgagccagaaacagacctggttttcaagatatccacaaagTCCTTGCaagtatcttatgcatattcaatctccatcacatgcaaatctattaagcatattcattgttgatattctgaaaaccaggtctgtttctggctcttgagcactggagttggccacccctgctgtaaACACTTTGATAACCTGTTTCATGCAATACCATGTTTCTGCCAAACATTTTGATTTATAGTCCTTCAGACTTGAGCATTAAATTTCACTGTaagttttttgtttcttgttcttTCTCCTTCTAACTGCATATCATTTGATGTCACTGTATAAAATTATAAGCTTTGTCAGCTTTTATCTGACATctaaatttaagttttttgggggtttttttgtttgggttatACAGCATCTTGGATATGCTTTAACACTTGTTGAACTCTAAAGAGCTTTGTCTTTCTGGTTGTTTATGATAATGAGGTCTGAACACTGGGCTAGAGCTATGCTGCTATGTGTTTTCACAGCAGTTGTCTTTCCACTTGTGAACTTTCTGGCAGTTAAAAGCTGGCACACAGATCTAAGCAATTGCCACAACtgggcatattttttttttgtttgcggAAGCTACTTCAGTACTCAGGACATTATATAGTGAGACTCTCATTTAAGGGGGTATGTGTGCGTGTCTTACATTTTGGTCTTCCTCTATCTCTATCCATAGTATTATTGTAAAGCATAAAGGCCTGGAAGGAATGAGTCTGGCTTCAGCTGAATACCAAGTTCTGCAGATTGTTTCATCACTAGAGAGCTATGGAGTGGAGTGGCATTCTGTAAGGGACAGTGAAGGACAGAAACTTGTAATTGGTATTGGACCAGAGGGTATATCTGTCTGCAAAGATGACTTCAGCTTGATTAACAGGTATTCCAAAAGAAAGTACTATCAAatccagcaaaaaaataaataaaaataaaagcccaTGAGAGAGAGAATCCAGAAGTAGAGGCATCCATATGCACTAGAAGTCCAACTGTTTTCATACAGAACTTGAGAGCATAAATATGCAAGAAGAGTCCATATATGAAGAATATTACAGGTCTTCAAAACTTTCTATTTTGCATTATTCTGCATCCATGGGTTAGCTTATTTGCCTATTAATGCACTCTGTTACCAGTGCACTACACTTTATTCTAATTCCACTGCATCCGATTTGGTATGACTCCTGGTGCACATGGTTTTAACAGAAATCCTGAAGGCTTAGGTCCCCCCACCCTATCTCATTTTACTGACCTTTTTCAAAAATTCACTCACCTGGCTGGCAGAGAGGAACATgcagtggtcttcattcttaTCAGGGCTCAGGAGACTGTGGTGGATGCAGCATCTTTAGTCCTGTTCAGggactggaaaaagcagaagcagTATACTTTGGGGCACATGAGTAGGAGTAAGAGGCAGCAGGACTGGCCCTGAGGTTGGGGAGGTAGAGGTGTGTATTCAGAACTAACTGGGTGGGGAGTTGGGGGGAAACAGGTCTGAAAAGGTGGCTAGAGAAGAGAATTGCACTGGGTAGGGGTAGGATATCAGATGACACAGTGGAAGGGGTCTGAAAGGGAGCATTGGAGAAGGTGAAAGGACAGGGGGCTGCAGAAGGGAACAGGAAATAAACTTACAGGGTgagtggggagggaaagggatggTGTGGAAGAGAATGCTGTACTAGAGTGTACACTCAACGTAAAAGAGAACTTATAATCCCATCAGTGGTCCCCCTCTTTTCTCCACCACAAAAAATTGGTAGGGAGGCAGGAATAATGGTGAGCAAGACCTggtaaaatttaaaatcccttTGTGTGCATCCTTTCTAGCCTGTATTTATAGCTTGTGTAGTATATGTATTTTTAGCTAGCAATATAAATGGGGCATTGACCATGAAAGTCAGTTTTACTTCACTTACTATTTGTGAGCCATTATTGGGAATTCGTTATTTTGTTTTGAAGGACAGCTATTTGTTCTCTACCTCATCACTTCTACTAGGGtaatatgctttaaaaaaaaccaaacaccttTTCTTTTCAGAGGGTGAAATTAAGCTGGTTTCCCATGCTTTAAATTTGTACCCTTCAAAttactataatttattttttctccacTTAGGATTACCTATCCTATTGTTCAAATGGCAACACAATCTGGGAAGAATGTCTACCTGACTGTTACCAAGGAGTCTGGGAATAGCATAGTTCTTCTGTTCAAGATGATCAGTAACAGGGCAGCAAGTGGTCTATACAGAGCGATAACAGAAACCCATGCATTCTATCGGTATGTATTGCTGTCTTGTGCCATATCATTGCTGTTCTATCTTAATATTTAACTGAGCCAGATCACATTTCTAAATGATAGGCAAAAATGATAGAATAATGAATTTTCCTTTTAAACTGTTCTCCTGTTTATCCCTTTTCTGAACAGTTTAAAACTCTGTCCAAGGTGTTTTATTGTTGAAACTTTACCTTTAAAACTTTTTTGTTCTCCAAACTTGTGCTTGCTGTCTCTGCTTTTCTATTGTGCAAAAGTTTGGCTTCATCTGCCCATTTGTTTAAATGGTTAGGTTTCCTTTGTTTCAGTAGTTTAATCTTTATATATGCAGCCATAAAGAATGTGACAGGCTTAGATGATGTTTGTAATAACAAGCAAATTGGATGAtagtattctatttttttttcttagatgtgaTACTGTTACCAGTGCTGTCATGATGCAGTATAGTCGAGACTTAAAGGGCCACTTAGCATCCTTGTTCCTGAATGAAAACATCAACCTGGGGAAAAAGTATGTCTTTGACATTAGACGAACATCCAAGGAAGTTTATGACCATGCAAGGAGGGCTTTGTACAATGCTGGCATTGTGGACTTATTACCAAGAAATGACCAAAGTGCACAAAGTTCCCCCCTCAAATCTTCGGATGGAAGCTTGAACTGTAACAGTTGTGAGGGCCTGAGCTGTCAGCAAACAAAAACTCTCCAGGAGAAACTGCAGAAACTGAAAGAGGCCATGCTGTGTATGCTGTGTTGTGAGGAAGAAATAGATTCTGCTTTCTGCCCGTGTGGCCATATGGTGTGCTGCGAGGCCTGTGCTATCCAGTTACAGGTAATACTgttagctttcttttttttacagtgtGTACATCATGGTTGTTACATTGGAAATTTTTTATAAGTGAATAGAGAATTCAACTTCATTTGACATTCCCTTCTGTAGCTTTGATAAGGAATCTtgtaatgtcattttttaaagcaATAATCTAATGTTTTCAAGTGTGACAGGAATGAACTTCCATggtaagtgttttttgttttgttttttttccaagatcAGGCTAGATTAATCAGCTACACAAGCTGATGACATCTAGCGGCAGAGATATTGAGTATTTCCTAGAGTTTTGAAAAGATTTTCATGTGGGCAAGGGACTTTTGCCTAGCTGCTGTCAGGGGTTTGACACTGCCACCCCGCCcctgggctatgcaatgccccttcttcctgcctcactggccaatcagaggattcctcccttcttcctactcccactggcaggtagaaggaaggaggcttcccattgggcagtggggacaggaagaaaggaggcttcccattggcccacaggggctggaaaaagggagaagtgaAGTACAACCAGGGCAACAGGACACCGGGAGCCATGAcatggttgagaatcactggtctacagacccttgcatcctaggtagaccaatgtaacaccgcctgCCCTGAAGTGAAAGTGCCCGTCTCTCTGTTTTTAGAGTATGTGTCATATTCTCTCTAATAGAGGCTTAGTCTTTCTCatatgcgcccccccccccccccccccccaatccctggtgttcaggacccctctggctcaaaatctccagacttgtgcctcataaggaccagcagtaaagttatgcaggtaacatgtACACTTGCCGTgatcagcctttgcaaaattcgTGGTTACGTGTgcaagtcttggccctgcccaggaGCACTCTAGACCTCCAcagtctcaacaaatttcttcaaaaagaaaaattcaggatggtctccCTCAGGACCATTCTTTCCTTATtacaacaaggagattggctctgttctctggacctgcaAGACGCCTACACTCACATCCCTATTTCCCCACAACATTGAAAATATCTACGATTCATAGTAGGGCAAAAGCATTTCCAATAtcgagtactaccattcggactggcTTCAGTACCtcgggtgttcacaaaatgccttgcagtagctgctgcacatctaaaaaaacagcattcatgtttttccctacattgacgattggctcatcaggagtcagtcCAAGCAGGGAGTTCTTGCTGCTCTAAAAAGCACCATGACTGTTACATTCCctgggattcctaatcaactatCAGAAATCACATATGAACTTGTCTCAGCTCCTcacctttattggagcagacctagacaccacagtcgcaaaagCTTTCCTGCCGAACGACCGTGCACACAACCTTGCAAAACTTGCAAAttctctgagcatgtgcaaagtaGCCTCTGCCCATCAATTTCTTAcactactgggccacatggcatctACAGTCCACGTTAACCCTATGAcgaagttagccatgagaaggacTCAAAGGACTTTGAAATCTCGGTGGCTCCAAGCTGTTCAGCCACTATCGTCCCTAATACGAGTCACCCACGAGTTACGTCTCTCACTTTGCTGGTGGACAAGCAAACCTACTTTACAGACTGGCCTACCATTCCAGCAACCGGCTCCTCAAGTAACCttgaccacagatgcatccaccttgggttggggagctcaagTCAACAACCTCCAAACGCAAGGTACATGGATCTCGCTCGAAGCAAAGTCTCAAATCAACTTTCTAGAACTTAGAGCGATACGCTATGCCCtctatgccttcaaagactgcctctcccACAAGTCtgtgctgatacaaacagacaacacagtagcaatgtggtacgtaaacaaacagggaggctcGTATCTGCTTTGCCAAGAAacagtgcagatttgggcctgggcccttgcacattccatgcatctcaaggccacttatctggcaggcatacagaatgtcCTAGCAGACAGTCTCGGTCGacgtttccatccccacgaatggtctctggatccctgtgtagTGAGCAAAATCTTTCATCGCTGGGGTCAATcaacctctttgcgtccaaactgAACCACAGAGTGGAAAGtttctgctccctccacagcaGTCGAACTTTCACCAGGGACActtttgctcgcccctggaacaaaggcctcctttatgcgtatcctccgataccactcatagccaaaactctcgtgaagctacaacaggacagagggtcaatgatcctcatagccccatactggcctcgacaagtatggtttcccgtACTTCTCGATCTCTCGACCCAGAAACCCATTCGTCTGGGCACAGATCCCCcatctcataacacagaatcacggcaaaTTACGCCACCCAAATCTACAAACCCTTGCcttaacagcttggatgttgaaagcttgatcctacaaccactcaatctttcaactcaagtctctcaggttctcgtagcttcacgaaagcttCCACACACATCTACCATTCTAAGTGGACTAGAATTATCAAATGGTGCACTCAAAAAGatattgaccccttttcctgccccactccatctcttttagactatctatggcacctctcagactctggtctccagacatcttcTGTAcgtgtacacctgagtgccattgaGGCATACCACACGGGAATAGGTAATGCCCCATTAACAGTGCAACCCCTAGTAAGTCGGTTTGAGGGGCTTACTTCAACTTAAGCCTCCCATTCAACCATAAGTtacagaatgggacctaaatgtagtgtTTACAAGGCTTATGTgatccccgtttgagcctttgcattcctgtgaaGTAAAATTTCTTATATGGAAAgtccttttcctagtagccattacatctgctcaaagggtcagtgagttacaagcccttgtcacatactcaccctatacaatgTTCCTtcatgaccgagtggtactccacactcaccctaaattccttcctaagataGTAAtggactttcacttgaatcagtctatagtcttgcccacctttttcccaaggcctcactctcaccagggcgagaatgttttgcacaccttggactgtaaacgtgtacttgcattttacctagaccgcactgcagtccatagaaaatccacccaactctgtttcttttgacaaaaacaagccaggagttgcagagggcaaacaaactctccaactggctagcaaaATGTCacattctgctatgagaaagcaggccttcctctccaggggcgagtaaaagcgCACTCAGTAGGGctatgtcaacctcagtagcacactaccattcagtaccgattgctgacatctgcaaagctgcgacttggagttctcttcacacatttgcagctcactactgcttagataaggaaagacgacaagactctgcctttggacaatctgccttgaaaaacctatttccagtataatacccaactccttccacaaccgcctgctgtgattcaggctgcctcatcatagTCAATGGCACCCCAGTTGTTATGCCTGTTGCACGAGTTACGGGCCGTTGACCTGATAAAACATGAGTCGGCCTGTAACTTGCTAATCACCCAAATGTgaggctaccatcctgcttgtcctgggagaaagagttgcttacctgtaacaggtgttctcccagggcagcaagatgtagtcctcacgaaacccacccgccatcccgcagagttgggtctgacgttctattttattttttcgctcgcactaACACGGGATGCAACACATGCTCTCCTCCTCTCACCCCCACCCTTGAACACAACACTTGAATGGCATTTAAATCGGCCGCAGTTTATTTGCATATGTATATAACCCGAGTCCTTGCAACGAAACTGACCCCCCTTTAACTTCCCCTTCTTTTGATCTCCCAACCATCCCCCTATCTCcaccgccccctccccctttttctcacCTGCTTCGCCACGTGCCTGCGAGAGCTGGCTCACTGAGAACCTTTAACCCCCGGGTTCTCATCCTCCCGCGTAGCGGCTACCCCTTTTATCCCTTCCCCCCAATACCCCTTTAACAATAAACTCAAAAACTGGGCTCGGATTTTCCGCCACCAACGACACTTATGGTCGACTCGTGTCCCCCCCCCAAACTGCGGCTAGAACCATGTCCTGATAGCCTTTTCTATTCCTTCCTGCAACTGATTGTTAAACAAGTCCATTCCTATGTCAGACAGGTGGACTCCATCCCCGCTGAAAAACCCTGACACACTCTCCCAAGACCACTGATGCCAAATCCAAAAacctccttcccaccccatccactTACCCATTTGCTGATTTAATTTAACTCCCGTATTCCATATCGTTTCTTCCCTGTTATTTAAGCCAACAATAATATCAGACCATCCAATTCTCAATTCCGGCCAGCAATTCATAAATtgcgctatatctttttttaatgcCTGTTAACAATGCTCTGCATGTCTTCTGCCCTATGTCATTCCCCCCCCCAAGTGAATCACCAGGATATCCAGCCTACCCCACATCTCTACCCTATCCCACAAGAAAGCCCGCAGCTCGTCCCACTGCATGCCTCGCTTGCTGAACCAAGCCAACTtccacccgaggttctccagcTCCAAATGTTCTCTGTATGGCCGTTTCCAAGCCCGCTGTTGTGCTCTGTGTATGAaggaatggcccacgatccaggcGCATCCccgcccttctctcctccccttgcTCTCTGTAAGAAAATGATATGGTTAATGTTACTGAaactgccctcccctccctcgATTTTGTACCTCataccctttcccctcccctaaatttttttttttaagtcc is from Rhinatrema bivittatum chromosome 2, aRhiBiv1.1, whole genome shotgun sequence and encodes:
- the MYLIP gene encoding E3 ubiquitin-protein ligase MYLIP isoform X2 produces the protein MVQVCRRLGIIEVDYFGLQFSGNKGESLWLNLRNRISQQMDGLAPYRLKLRVKFFVEPHLILQEQTRHMFFLHVKEDLLAGHLHCSSEQAIELSALLAQIEFGDYNQNTAKYSYRELCAKELEAATLNSIIVKHKGLEGMSLASAEYQVLQIVSSLESYGVEWHSVRDSEGQKLVIGIGPEGISVCKDDFSLINRITYPIVQMATQSGKNVYLTVTKESGNSIVLLFKMISNRAASGLYRAITETHAFYRCDTVTSAVMMQYSRDLKGHLASLFLNENINLGKKYVFDIRRTSKEVYDHARRALYNAGIVDLLPRNDQSAQSSPLKSSDGSLNCNSCEGLSCQQTKTLQEKLQKLKEAMLCMLCCEEEIDSAFCPCGHMVCCEACAIQLQSCPVCRSSVEHVQHVYLPTHTSLLNLTLI
- the MYLIP gene encoding E3 ubiquitin-protein ligase MYLIP isoform X1, which translates into the protein MLCYVSKPDSVLMEVDVDAKANGEDCLNQVCRRLGIIEVDYFGLQFSGNKGESLWLNLRNRISQQMDGLAPYRLKLRVKFFVEPHLILQEQTRHMFFLHVKEDLLAGHLHCSSEQAIELSALLAQIEFGDYNQNTAKYSYRELCAKELEAATLNSIIVKHKGLEGMSLASAEYQVLQIVSSLESYGVEWHSVRDSEGQKLVIGIGPEGISVCKDDFSLINRITYPIVQMATQSGKNVYLTVTKESGNSIVLLFKMISNRAASGLYRAITETHAFYRCDTVTSAVMMQYSRDLKGHLASLFLNENINLGKKYVFDIRRTSKEVYDHARRALYNAGIVDLLPRNDQSAQSSPLKSSDGSLNCNSCEGLSCQQTKTLQEKLQKLKEAMLCMLCCEEEIDSAFCPCGHMVCCEACAIQLQSCPVCRSSVEHVQHVYLPTHTSLLNLTLI
- the MYLIP gene encoding E3 ubiquitin-protein ligase MYLIP isoform X3, with the protein product MDGLAPYRLKLRVKFFVEPHLILQEQTRHMFFLHVKEDLLAGHLHCSSEQAIELSALLAQIEFGDYNQNTAKYSYRELCAKELEAATLNSIIVKHKGLEGMSLASAEYQVLQIVSSLESYGVEWHSVRDSEGQKLVIGIGPEGISVCKDDFSLINRITYPIVQMATQSGKNVYLTVTKESGNSIVLLFKMISNRAASGLYRAITETHAFYRCDTVTSAVMMQYSRDLKGHLASLFLNENINLGKKYVFDIRRTSKEVYDHARRALYNAGIVDLLPRNDQSAQSSPLKSSDGSLNCNSCEGLSCQQTKTLQEKLQKLKEAMLCMLCCEEEIDSAFCPCGHMVCCEACAIQLQSCPVCRSSVEHVQHVYLPTHTSLLNLTLI